The Bartonella grahamii subsp. shimonis region GTTTAACAGACGCCCTTCAGAGAGTAAAATGATGCGTTTTCCATCGGGAAAGGTGATCATATCAACTTGTGGTTTAACATTTGTCCATGGCAAATTTCTAAGGGCTGCGACTTGGATTTCGTTATCAAAATGACCAATATTTCCAAGAATACACATATCCTTTACTTGTTGCATATGGTCTAAACGAACAACATCTTTATTGCCTGTTGTTGTGATGATAATATCAGCACTGGAAGCAGCATCATCCAAATTAACAACTTCATAGCCATCCATAGCTGCTTGAAGAGCGCAAATAGGATCAATTTCTGTTACTTTAACACGAGCCCCAGCACCAGAAAGAGATGCTGCTGAACCTTTTCCCACATCACCATAACCACAGACAATGGCAGTTTTACCAGCGATCATCACGTCTGTTCCACGTCGAATACCATCGACCAATGATTCTTTACATCCATATTTATTATCAAACTTTGATTTAGTGACGCTATCATTGACATTAATAGCAGGAAAAGGCAGAAGCCCCTCTTTTTGTAATTGATAAAGACGATTTACACCTGTTGTGGTTTCTTCGCTTACACCTTTAATTGCTGCGCGCTGTCGTGTAAAAAATCCTGGTGTTGCATCCATACGCTTTTGTATTTGTTTGAAAAAAAATTCTTCTTCTTCTGTTTTAGGATGCAATAGGATATCTTTATTTTGTTCTGCACGACTTCCCATTAAAATATAGTTTGTGGCGTCAGCTCCATCATCTAAAATAAGATTGGAAGGATTACCATCTGGCCATTGGAAAATTGCATCTACATAAGTCCAATATTCTTCCAATGTTTCACCCTTAACGGCGAAGACAGGAATACCAGTTGCGGCGATAGCTGCTGCTGCATGGTCTTGTGTAGAAAAAATATTGCTAGAGCTCCACCGTATATTGGCGCCAATAGCTTTTAATGTTTCAATTAAAACAGCTGTTTGAATTGTCATGTGCAATGAGCCAGAAATACGCGCTCCGCGTAAAGGTTGATTAGAGGAAAACTCTTTGCGACAAGCCATCAAACCAGGCATTTCAGTTTCAGCAATATCAAGCTCTTTACGACCATAAGCGGCAAGGGCAATATCTTTGACAACAAAATCTTGAGCTGCCATTCTTCATTCCTTTAAAATAAATTTTTCCAAAACGGTAGGAGAAATTAAAAAAAAATGCAAGACAAGAAGAGGACTTCTTTATGTGAAAAAGCGCTTTTAAAATCTCCATAAATTTGTGCAACAAATATGCATTTATGGATCTGAGTAATGATGTTACTGACAGAATAAAAGATCTTCATGATAAGTTTTATTATATAAAAAACTCTACACTTTTCACGTAACTTTAAAGCTTTTAAAAATCTCAGAGGGAATACATACCTTTTAAATGATAAAAATGGTGCATTGTTTCACAGTTTTTATATCGATTTTTTAGGGATAATATCGAAAGCAGTATACTCGTATTCTACTCACTTATACGGTTGTTGAAAAAGGAAGTATTACCTTACTTTAATCTCATGACTAAGCTTTTTAGCAAAATAATATAATGCAAAGCTATAGGTTATCATGTTTATGAATAGGCAATTCAGAATCGGTTCTTTAGGATTCCAATGTTGCATCTGTTCTTGGATAAAGATAGTTTATAAGAGGTGCTTTTCTCCTGTTTTCAATGCATACTATAGATATACGATTAAACATTTTTTGTGATACTGAATAGAGCATTTAAAATGCAAAAACATTGCTCTATTGAACACTCTGATTTTAAAACAGCTAACAACGAGCTATGAATTATAAATCAAATAATTAACCCAGTTTTGGAAGAATTTATTCTAGACGAGTAGGTTTTGGGAAAATTGACCATGTGGACGAAATCGCCAGAGATAACTTGGCAAGAATGCAGCCATTGCTCTGGGGGTAATTCCCACACCTTCTAGAG contains the following coding sequences:
- the ahcY gene encoding adenosylhomocysteinase, encoding MAAQDFVVKDIALAAYGRKELDIAETEMPGLMACRKEFSSNQPLRGARISGSLHMTIQTAVLIETLKAIGANIRWSSSNIFSTQDHAAAAIAATGIPVFAVKGETLEEYWTYVDAIFQWPDGNPSNLILDDGADATNYILMGSRAEQNKDILLHPKTEEEEFFFKQIQKRMDATPGFFTRQRAAIKGVSEETTTGVNRLYQLQKEGLLPFPAINVNDSVTKSKFDNKYGCKESLVDGIRRGTDVMIAGKTAIVCGYGDVGKGSAASLSGAGARVKVTEIDPICALQAAMDGYEVVNLDDAASSADIIITTTGNKDVVRLDHMQQVKDMCILGNIGHFDNEIQVAALRNLPWTNVKPQVDMITFPDGKRIILLSEGRLLNLGNATGHPSFVMSASFTNQVLAQIELFTRAEHYTNEVTVLPKHLDEKVARLHLDRLGIKLSVLSEEQAAYIGVTPQGPYKPNHYRY